The proteins below are encoded in one region of Eisenibacter elegans DSM 3317:
- a CDS encoding tetratricopeptide repeat protein has translation MYSKIHLLSAILLCVFFTPIYAQQNAQDYYRKACQHLKGNEYTLALEAIDQIIEGKLLQTHQLPDRVDMPKITAQNWTINQGQHLIVTQYNGLNVQLMDIDLEVDFLADDDAAAATGPDQLASKQYLAWAQVFQKRGEILLKMKRFEEALESFERVCALAPDKAVAHFYRARALSTKAERLDQALEAVNEAIRLDDKQAIFYNFRGVQHRSKGNHQGAYDDYKKALVLNPTFAMAAKNLAQLYQLDKKEAEALKVLEQQVALGVENKDVYIMLAWLYTDAGNNEKTLIYAAKAADMGVGEGWLLQGRVYSRKDSYREAIPYFREAVLLDPKLTTAYVELAVAEYMTGDQEQACVSIQKALDVLLQNGEEQTSSSFQTVEKIKLQVGCK, from the coding sequence ATGTATTCAAAAATACACCTACTGAGTGCAATATTATTGTGCGTATTCTTCACACCTATTTATGCTCAACAAAACGCCCAAGACTACTACCGCAAAGCTTGTCAACATCTCAAGGGCAATGAGTATACCCTTGCTTTAGAGGCCATCGACCAAATTATAGAGGGGAAGCTCCTACAAACCCACCAGCTGCCCGACCGGGTCGATATGCCTAAAATAACAGCCCAAAATTGGACAATCAATCAAGGCCAACACCTTATTGTTACGCAGTATAATGGGCTAAATGTACAATTGATGGATATAGACCTTGAGGTTGATTTTTTGGCTGACGATGACGCTGCTGCGGCCACCGGCCCAGACCAGCTAGCCTCTAAGCAATATTTGGCTTGGGCGCAGGTTTTTCAGAAGCGAGGAGAAATCTTGCTCAAAATGAAGCGTTTCGAAGAAGCGCTCGAAAGCTTTGAACGCGTTTGTGCTTTAGCGCCCGATAAGGCTGTGGCGCATTTCTACCGAGCCAGGGCGCTTTCTACCAAGGCCGAAAGGCTAGACCAAGCCCTAGAGGCTGTTAACGAAGCTATCCGTCTCGATGACAAACAAGCTATTTTCTACAACTTTAGGGGCGTACAACACCGCAGCAAAGGAAACCATCAAGGAGCTTATGATGACTACAAAAAGGCACTCGTACTAAATCCCACCTTTGCGATGGCAGCCAAAAATCTGGCGCAGTTATACCAACTAGACAAGAAGGAGGCCGAGGCGCTCAAGGTGCTTGAGCAACAAGTAGCACTCGGGGTGGAGAATAAAGATGTATATATTATGCTGGCTTGGCTGTATACAGATGCTGGCAATAACGAAAAAACCCTTATCTATGCCGCCAAAGCCGCTGATATGGGAGTAGGCGAAGGTTGGCTTTTGCAAGGGAGGGTTTATTCGCGCAAGGATAGCTACCGGGAAGCTATCCCTTACTTCAGGGAGGCGGTCTTGTTAGACCCCAAGCTGACAACGGCTTATGTAGAACTTGCCGTAGCAGAGTATATGACCGGAGACCAAGAACAGGCCTGTGTCAGTATTCAAAAAGCATTGGATGTATTGCTACAGAATGGTGAAGAGCAAACCTCATCTTCGTTTCAAACAGTCGAAAAAATCAAGCTGCAAGTGGGGTGTAAATGA
- the hutU gene encoding urocanate hydratase, whose translation MNTPTSSATALQTFMETYAAHPHYKAPTGNQLHARSWATEAVLRMLLNNLDGEVAENPDALVVYGGIGQAARSRESLQKIIEILLTLDDEHSLLVQSGKPVGIVRTHPQAPRVLIANSNLVPQWATWDHFNKLRAEGLMMYGQMTAGSWIYIGTQGILQGTYETFVACGQQHFQSDLRGKLLVTGGLGGMGGAQPLAATMAGATFLGVDIDPTRIQKRLDTRYLDKMTDNYDEAIRWVTEAKAQGQNISVGLVGDIGDVLRQMLADGLTPDILTDQTSAHDPLNGYVPHGLSLSQAQALRQQDPATYQQRAIESMARHVEAMLEMQRRGAIVFDYGNNLREFARQGGVSDAFNFPGFTPAYIRPLFCEGKGPFRWVALSGDPEDIYTTDQALMEAFPQDQALHRWLRQAQEKVAFQGLPARICWLGMGEREKAGLIFNELVRSGKVKAPIVIGRDHLDCGSVASPNRETEAMLDGSDAVSDWPLLNLMANTAGGATWVSFHHGGGVGMGFSQHAGMVVVADGSERADQCLRRVLHNDPAMGIFRHSDAGYPDAQANAQKFGLDL comes from the coding sequence ATGAATACTCCTACTTCGAGTGCTACAGCGCTCCAAACATTTATGGAAACCTATGCAGCGCACCCGCACTACAAAGCCCCTACTGGCAATCAACTGCACGCCCGCTCTTGGGCAACAGAGGCTGTTTTGAGGATGTTGCTCAATAACTTGGACGGTGAAGTAGCCGAAAATCCCGACGCGCTGGTTGTCTACGGGGGGATAGGCCAGGCAGCCCGCAGCCGCGAGTCGCTCCAAAAAATCATCGAAATCCTTCTGACTCTCGACGATGAGCACTCGCTCCTCGTACAATCGGGCAAGCCTGTGGGCATTGTGCGTACCCACCCCCAGGCTCCGCGAGTGTTGATAGCCAATAGCAACCTTGTACCACAGTGGGCTACTTGGGATCATTTCAACAAGCTTCGCGCCGAAGGGCTGATGATGTATGGGCAGATGACTGCCGGCAGCTGGATTTATATCGGCACACAAGGGATTTTGCAAGGCACTTATGAGACCTTTGTTGCCTGTGGACAACAACACTTTCAAAGCGACTTGCGCGGCAAACTACTGGTTACGGGTGGTTTGGGTGGAATGGGTGGCGCTCAGCCGCTCGCCGCCACTATGGCAGGTGCTACCTTCTTGGGCGTAGACATAGACCCGACACGCATCCAAAAGCGGCTCGATACCCGCTATCTCGATAAGATGACCGACAACTACGACGAGGCCATCCGATGGGTAACAGAGGCTAAAGCCCAAGGTCAAAATATCTCGGTGGGCTTGGTAGGTGACATTGGCGATGTGCTTCGCCAAATGTTGGCCGACGGCCTTACGCCCGATATCTTGACCGACCAGACCTCAGCCCACGACCCACTCAACGGCTATGTCCCCCACGGCCTCAGCCTGAGTCAAGCTCAAGCCCTCCGCCAACAAGACCCTGCCACTTACCAACAACGCGCCATCGAGAGTATGGCACGCCACGTAGAGGCGATGTTGGAAATGCAACGACGCGGTGCGATTGTCTTTGACTATGGCAACAATTTGCGCGAATTTGCTCGGCAAGGCGGCGTAAGTGATGCCTTCAACTTCCCCGGATTTACCCCTGCCTATATCCGCCCTCTATTTTGCGAAGGCAAGGGACCCTTTCGCTGGGTGGCGCTCTCCGGTGATCCCGAAGACATCTACACCACTGACCAAGCGCTGATGGAGGCTTTCCCCCAAGACCAAGCCCTACACCGATGGTTGCGCCAAGCCCAAGAAAAGGTGGCTTTCCAAGGCTTGCCCGCACGCATCTGCTGGCTTGGGATGGGCGAACGCGAAAAGGCAGGGCTTATTTTCAATGAGTTGGTACGCAGTGGCAAGGTCAAGGCGCCGATTGTTATCGGGCGCGACCACCTCGACTGTGGCTCTGTAGCCTCGCCCAACCGCGAAACTGAAGCAATGCTAGACGGCTCCGACGCAGTGTCGGACTGGCCACTGCTCAACTTGATGGCCAATACCGCCGGCGGCGCTACTTGGGTCTCTTTTCACCATGGCGGCGGCGTAGGAATGGGCTTTTCTCAACACGCCGGAATGGTGGTGGTGGCCGATGGTAGCGAACGTGCTGATCAATGCCTGCGGCGCGTACTCCATAATGATCCTGCCATGGGCATCTTCAGACACTCCGACGCGGGATACCCCGATGCCCAAGCCAATGCCCAAAAATTTGGACTGGATTTGTAA
- a CDS encoding LptF/LptG family permease has translation MIKKIDKIMLQAFLGPFVITLSVVVFILLTQNMVGFMEDLVGKDLTFDVIGQLMFYFALNLVPLALPLAILIASLITFGNLGEHYELTAIKSAGISLLRVLVPIFIISLLLVVASFWFSNKVMPWANLKAYSLLYDIRQKKPSLDLKEGAFYAGLPGYSVRVSKKLADGQGLQDVIIYNHTKDRGNNELYVAKSGKMYTIKNDTYLVLELFDGKSYHQNFGENNTPMTDEFMRSVFDKNKIVFSLESFDLKRTDENLFSSNKVMRNVSQLNGDIDSLQRSEQKQLSSMYASITPYYRYKFADRNDTVFQIRRQKAQTLKDWQEEVASLDPYESFEQALNQKQLLEQAYNEARNLQSLVNTRQMMYHNTHRDKNSFTIEKWRKFTQAFACFTMFLIGAPLGSIIKKGGLGVPILISILFFVLLYIMTMTGEKWAKEDVVPVLVGMWMPHLLMLGVGLFFLRQARNDSRLLEADAYYVLFNRIKGYFVRQKNKDIIAS, from the coding sequence ATGATTAAAAAGATTGACAAAATAATGTTGCAGGCCTTTTTAGGGCCTTTCGTTATCACACTCTCAGTGGTAGTGTTTATCCTACTAACCCAGAACATGGTCGGCTTTATGGAAGACCTAGTCGGGAAAGACTTGACCTTCGATGTGATTGGGCAGCTGATGTTTTATTTTGCCCTCAACCTAGTTCCATTGGCCTTGCCCTTGGCTATCCTGATAGCCTCTCTGATTACTTTTGGCAACCTAGGAGAACATTACGAACTTACAGCCATCAAGAGTGCGGGAATTTCGCTGTTGCGGGTGCTTGTGCCTATTTTTATCATTTCGCTACTTTTGGTAGTGGCTTCTTTTTGGTTTAGCAACAAAGTGATGCCTTGGGCCAACCTCAAGGCCTACAGCTTGTTGTACGATATTCGACAGAAAAAGCCTTCACTCGACCTCAAAGAAGGTGCCTTTTATGCCGGACTGCCAGGCTACAGCGTGCGAGTAAGCAAAAAATTAGCTGATGGACAAGGCCTGCAAGATGTCATTATTTATAACCATACCAAAGATCGAGGCAACAACGAACTGTATGTGGCCAAGTCGGGAAAGATGTATACCATCAAAAACGATACATACCTAGTCTTGGAACTTTTTGACGGCAAAAGCTACCACCAAAACTTTGGCGAAAATAACACACCTATGACCGACGAGTTTATGCGTAGCGTTTTTGACAAAAACAAGATTGTCTTCAGCCTAGAGTCTTTTGACCTCAAGCGTACTGACGAAAATCTCTTTAGCAGTAATAAAGTAATGCGCAATGTGAGTCAACTCAACGGTGATATAGACTCGTTACAGCGTTCTGAGCAGAAGCAACTAAGCTCTATGTATGCTTCTATCACTCCTTATTATCGCTATAAATTTGCCGACCGCAACGATACTGTCTTTCAAATACGCAGGCAAAAAGCGCAGACCCTCAAGGATTGGCAAGAAGAAGTAGCTTCTTTAGACCCTTACGAGAGCTTCGAACAAGCCCTCAACCAAAAACAACTTCTCGAACAAGCCTATAACGAAGCCCGAAACCTACAAAGCCTAGTCAACACAAGGCAGATGATGTACCACAACACACACCGAGATAAGAACAGCTTTACAATCGAAAAATGGCGCAAGTTTACCCAAGCCTTTGCCTGTTTTACGATGTTCTTGATTGGCGCCCCACTAGGATCCATTATCAAGAAAGGTGGGCTGGGAGTTCCTATCTTGATTTCAATCCTTTTCTTTGTCTTGCTCTACATCATGACAATGACTGGCGAAAAATGGGCCAAAGAAGATGTTGTGCCTGTATTGGTTGGGATGTGGATGCCCCATCTCCTGATGCTGGGTGTAGGCCTGTTTTTCTTGCGCCAAGCCCGCAACGACTCCCGACTACTCGAAGCCGACGCTTACTATGTGTTGTTCAACCGAATAAAAGGCTACTTTGTGCGCCAAAAAAACAAAGATATCATTGCTTCCTAA
- the pnp gene encoding polyribonucleotide nucleotidyltransferase, whose translation MPSQQIITQTITMPNGTAVTLETGRLARQADGAVVLKAGATMLLATVVSDKNAREGIDFLPLSVDYQEKFASSGRIPGGFLKREGRLSDHEILISRLVDRALRPLFPDDYHSDTQVNIFLISADPEIPADAFAAFAASAALAVSDIPFNGPISEVRVARVDGAFVVNPTTSQLERADLDMMIGASYDSVVMIEGEMKEVPEEVLLEAIRVGHEAIKAQCLLQKALTQAVGKTEKRTYSHELPDDEDLKKRMYDALYPAMLDIAKNPPEDKNARSEAFKTLFDQFVEAEKAAKEAAGEEVNDTLLNRYYYKIRKDACRNCILDERSRLDRRNLNQIRDIWSEVDYLPSAHGSAVFTRGETQSLTTVTLGTKLDELQIDGATRTGYQRFMLHYNFPSFSTGEVRPNRGPGRREIGHGNLAYRAIKPVLPPDDQNPYTIRIVSDILESNGSSSMATVCAGILALMDAGIPIKAPVAGIAMGLITDESTGKYAILSDILGDEDHLGDMDFKVAGTTEGITAVQMDIKTNGLTHAVLQEALAQAREGRLHILSRMTATIDAPRPDLKPHVPRASKVIIPQDMIGAVIGPGGKIVQEIQKETGATIVIEEKDGMGVVNIFASNQTAMDAARTRVKMIVAEPEIGEVYEGKVKTITPFGAFIEFMPGKDGLLHISEIKWERVESMEGVLEIGEEVTVKLVDIDKKSGKYRLSRKVLLPRPPKY comes from the coding sequence ATGCCCTCACAACAAATCATCACCCAAACCATCACGATGCCCAACGGTACTGCCGTTACGCTCGAAACCGGTCGACTCGCACGCCAAGCTGATGGCGCTGTAGTACTGAAAGCCGGCGCAACGATGCTGCTGGCGACAGTAGTGTCTGACAAAAACGCCCGCGAAGGTATCGACTTTCTGCCGCTATCTGTTGACTATCAAGAAAAATTTGCTTCTTCTGGCCGCATCCCCGGTGGTTTCCTCAAACGTGAGGGGCGCCTATCTGATCACGAAATTCTTATCTCTCGCTTGGTAGACCGTGCGCTACGCCCGCTTTTCCCTGATGACTACCACAGCGACACCCAAGTCAATATCTTTTTGATTTCGGCAGACCCTGAGATTCCGGCAGATGCTTTTGCTGCTTTTGCTGCTTCTGCGGCACTTGCCGTTTCGGATATCCCCTTCAACGGGCCTATCTCCGAAGTGCGCGTAGCCCGAGTAGATGGCGCTTTTGTAGTCAACCCTACTACTTCTCAGTTGGAGCGTGCAGATCTGGATATGATGATTGGAGCTTCTTATGATAGTGTTGTGATGATTGAGGGCGAAATGAAGGAAGTTCCCGAAGAAGTATTGCTCGAAGCCATTCGGGTAGGTCACGAAGCCATCAAAGCACAGTGTTTGCTCCAAAAAGCACTCACACAAGCCGTAGGCAAGACTGAAAAACGCACTTACTCTCACGAACTCCCTGATGATGAGGATCTCAAAAAGCGGATGTATGACGCGCTCTACCCAGCAATGCTCGATATAGCCAAAAACCCGCCAGAAGACAAAAACGCACGCAGTGAGGCTTTCAAGACACTGTTTGACCAGTTTGTAGAGGCCGAAAAAGCCGCCAAAGAGGCCGCAGGAGAAGAGGTGAATGATACCCTGCTCAACCGCTACTACTACAAAATTCGCAAAGATGCCTGCCGCAACTGTATACTTGATGAGCGCAGCCGCCTTGACCGCCGCAACCTCAACCAAATTCGTGATATTTGGAGCGAAGTAGACTATCTCCCCTCAGCACACGGATCAGCGGTCTTTACACGTGGCGAAACCCAATCACTGACTACCGTAACCTTAGGGACTAAGCTCGATGAGCTGCAAATAGACGGCGCTACCCGTACAGGATACCAGCGCTTTATGTTGCATTATAACTTCCCTTCCTTCTCAACCGGAGAAGTACGCCCCAACCGAGGTCCCGGACGACGCGAAATAGGACACGGTAACCTTGCCTACCGCGCTATCAAGCCCGTATTGCCCCCAGACGACCAAAACCCCTACACCATCCGTATCGTTTCAGATATTCTAGAGTCAAATGGTTCTTCTTCCATGGCTACGGTCTGCGCCGGTATTTTGGCACTTATGGACGCAGGTATCCCTATCAAAGCTCCTGTGGCTGGTATCGCTATGGGCTTGATTACAGATGAAAGTACTGGCAAGTATGCCATCCTCTCTGATATTCTAGGTGATGAAGACCACCTCGGCGATATGGACTTCAAAGTAGCTGGTACTACCGAAGGTATCACTGCCGTACAGATGGATATCAAAACCAATGGATTGACACATGCTGTTTTGCAAGAGGCTTTGGCGCAAGCCCGTGAAGGTCGCCTACATATCCTCTCTCGCATGACCGCCACCATAGATGCCCCACGCCCCGACCTCAAACCCCACGTACCACGTGCCAGCAAGGTCATCATTCCTCAAGATATGATAGGCGCAGTGATTGGCCCCGGTGGTAAAATTGTCCAAGAAATTCAGAAAGAAACTGGCGCAACTATCGTTATCGAAGAAAAAGACGGTATGGGTGTAGTCAATATCTTTGCCTCCAATCAAACAGCGATGGATGCAGCACGCACCCGCGTAAAAATGATTGTCGCAGAGCCTGAGATAGGAGAAGTGTATGAAGGCAAGGTCAAAACCATTACGCCTTTTGGTGCCTTCATCGAGTTTATGCCAGGCAAAGACGGCTTGCTACACATCTCCGAAATCAAGTGGGAGCGTGTCGAATCTATGGAAGGAGTACTCGAAATAGGAGAAGAAGTAACCGTAAAACTAGTAGATATAGACAAAAAGAGCGGCAAGTATCGTTTGTCTAGAAAGGTGCTCTTGCCACGCCCACCTAAGTACTAA
- a CDS encoding START-like domain-containing protein: MSKFKYTQEFELKASARMLFPYLSTASGLQTWFADSVRELGQKKLHFVWDNEDHYAKVVVMRSNKQIKFEFENTETEDDSSPAYIELRLQENEMTNTTFLKVVDYSEVSDENDLDSLWEGLVHQLREIVGG, from the coding sequence ATGTCCAAATTCAAATATACCCAAGAGTTTGAGCTAAAAGCCTCAGCAAGGATGCTCTTTCCTTATTTGTCTACAGCATCAGGCCTACAGACTTGGTTTGCTGATAGTGTGCGCGAGCTGGGGCAAAAAAAACTGCATTTTGTTTGGGACAATGAAGATCATTATGCCAAGGTGGTCGTAATGCGTAGTAACAAGCAAATCAAGTTTGAGTTTGAAAACACCGAAACCGAGGATGACTCCTCCCCTGCCTATATAGAGCTGCGCCTGCAAGAAAATGAGATGACCAATACCACTTTTCTCAAAGTCGTAGACTACTCCGAAGTCAGTGATGAGAACGACCTCGACTCGCTCTGGGAGGGTTTGGTGCATCAATTGCGCGAGATTGTTGGGGGCTAA
- a CDS encoding complex I subunit 1/NuoH family protein, whose protein sequence is MTTLLIFLPFLVVFGLAAVYAERKISAYIQDRMGPMEVGPRGLLQTVADILKLLQKEDITPQGADKWLFTLAPILIFTVIFAGFAVIPLAPELVGSAAYVGVFYLLAIISLDVIGLLMAGWASASKFPIIGAMRAVAQIVSYEIPAGLAILSVVMICQTLDLQEISYQQGIWATYTAPGSRQYLFGLPALGIDITGVGGFLAWNIVRMPLLSVAFLIYFIAALAECNRAPFDIPEAESELIGGYHTEYSGLKFAFFFLSEYGMMILLCLLMSVLFLGGWNTPLPNIGPVALANWTSGTPGTWFGYLSGAFWMLSKALVLFFVQMWVRWVYPRLRVDQLMYLCWKVLVPFALAIVLACGVWRLWMVG, encoded by the coding sequence ATGACCACACTTTTGATATTTCTACCCTTTTTGGTAGTTTTTGGGCTGGCTGCGGTATATGCCGAGCGTAAAATATCGGCCTATATCCAAGACCGGATGGGACCGATGGAGGTGGGGCCACGAGGCTTACTCCAAACAGTGGCCGATATTCTCAAACTCTTACAAAAAGAAGACATCACGCCACAAGGAGCTGATAAATGGCTTTTTACCCTTGCACCGATTTTGATTTTTACGGTCATCTTTGCAGGGTTTGCTGTGATTCCGCTTGCGCCAGAGCTGGTCGGTTCAGCGGCTTATGTGGGGGTGTTTTATCTCTTAGCCATCATCTCTCTCGACGTAATCGGCCTGTTGATGGCAGGCTGGGCTTCGGCCAGTAAGTTCCCCATTATCGGAGCGATGCGTGCAGTGGCACAAATTGTTTCTTATGAAATTCCGGCAGGCTTGGCCATCCTAAGCGTAGTGATGATTTGCCAAACCCTTGATTTACAGGAGATAAGCTACCAACAAGGTATCTGGGCAACCTATACTGCCCCCGGAAGCCGACAATACCTCTTTGGCTTGCCCGCCTTGGGCATCGACATTACGGGTGTAGGCGGATTTTTGGCTTGGAATATTGTACGTATGCCCTTGCTGAGCGTCGCCTTTCTCATCTATTTCATCGCTGCACTTGCTGAGTGTAACCGTGCGCCTTTCGATATTCCCGAAGCCGAATCAGAACTAATCGGCGGCTATCATACAGAGTACTCAGGGCTGAAGTTTGCCTTTTTTTTCCTCTCTGAATATGGGATGATGATATTGCTTTGCCTGCTGATGTCAGTCTTGTTTTTGGGTGGTTGGAATACCCCCTTGCCCAATATCGGGCCAGTGGCCTTGGCCAATTGGACTAGTGGCACCCCCGGTACTTGGTTTGGCTACCTCAGTGGTGCTTTTTGGATGCTCAGCAAGGCGCTAGTATTGTTTTTTGTACAAATGTGGGTGCGTTGGGTATATCCCCGCTTGCGCGTAGACCAGCTGATGTACCTCTGTTGGAAAGTACTCGTGCCTTTTGCTTTGGCCATTGTGTTGGCCTGTGGCGTATGGCGTTTGTGGATGGTCGGCTAA
- a CDS encoding winged helix-turn-helix transcriptional regulator, with amino-acid sequence MSEENLKKFADAANCPVRNIVDRFGDKWSVLILLLLAEEEVLRFSEIHKYIQSISQKMLSSSLKALEEDGLVSRKAYAVIPPKVEYRLTAIGQTLIPHLKALVDWAEAHSAAIHQARSQAQLRERA; translated from the coding sequence ATGAGCGAAGAAAATTTAAAAAAATTTGCGGACGCAGCCAACTGCCCCGTCCGCAATATTGTCGACCGTTTTGGAGACAAGTGGTCTGTGTTGATTTTATTGCTCTTGGCAGAAGAAGAGGTGTTGCGGTTCAGCGAAATACATAAGTATATCCAAAGCATCTCTCAAAAAATGCTTTCTAGTAGTTTGAAAGCGCTCGAAGAAGATGGGCTTGTCAGCCGCAAAGCTTATGCTGTCATCCCACCCAAGGTAGAGTACCGGTTGACTGCCATAGGCCAGACCCTTATTCCACATCTCAAAGCACTTGTCGATTGGGCCGAGGCCCACAGCGCGGCTATTCACCAAGCCCGCAGCCAAGCACAGCTACGGGAGCGCGCCTAA
- a CDS encoding SDR family oxidoreductase gives MSEKILITGANGQLGRAVIAYLLPQVPQGTIAGLVRKGHTASDLAALGVDIREGDYFDQASLTKAMQGIDKVLLISSSDFNDRFGQHRNVIDAAHGAGVKHLYYTGVTIKDIKHSALNPLLADHFQTEDYIKSKGFTYTFLRNGLYAEVIPMFLGEQVLQTGVYFPAGSGSVAFVARQDLGEATANILASAGHDNKTYSLTSSQVYSFQDVADILTTLSGQTVGYYSPASEEYKAMLSQLGLPEPVVMMSVLFAEGMKNNDFNEADHTLETLLGRKQIDLQTFLKGVYGL, from the coding sequence ATGAGTGAGAAAATTTTAATTACAGGAGCCAATGGCCAGCTAGGCCGCGCTGTTATCGCCTATTTATTACCCCAAGTGCCTCAAGGTACTATAGCTGGCTTGGTACGCAAAGGCCACACGGCCAGTGATTTGGCCGCCTTGGGAGTAGACATTCGGGAGGGAGATTATTTTGACCAAGCCTCATTGACCAAGGCAATGCAGGGCATCGACAAAGTTCTGCTGATTTCTTCTAGTGATTTCAATGACCGTTTTGGACAACACCGCAACGTAATTGATGCCGCACATGGGGCAGGCGTAAAGCATCTGTATTATACCGGTGTTACTATCAAAGATATCAAGCACTCAGCCCTCAACCCGCTACTTGCTGACCATTTCCAAACCGAAGACTACATCAAAAGTAAAGGCTTCACCTATACTTTCTTGAGAAATGGGCTTTATGCGGAGGTCATCCCGATGTTTTTGGGAGAGCAAGTGCTCCAAACAGGGGTGTACTTCCCCGCCGGAAGCGGCTCAGTGGCTTTTGTGGCGCGTCAAGACCTCGGAGAGGCTACGGCCAATATCTTGGCCAGTGCCGGACACGACAACAAGACCTACTCCCTGACTTCGTCCCAAGTATATAGTTTTCAAGATGTTGCCGATATTCTTACCACACTAAGTGGCCAAACAGTAGGCTACTACAGTCCGGCATCGGAAGAGTACAAGGCGATGTTGAGCCAGCTTGGGCTGCCCGAGCCTGTCGTGATGATGTCTGTGTTGTTTGCCGAAGGTATGAAAAACAATGACTTCAATGAAGCAGACCATACCCTCGAAACGCTACTCGGACGCAAACAAATAGACTTGCAGACCTTCCTCAAAGGAGTGTATGGACTGTAA
- a CDS encoding fatty acid desaturase family protein encodes MSTTLKFGRTAKTNSEQQFHPLVKKRVQAYFNDNNLSKHANAAMVFKTFFFMGGAVLLYSLILWGGFGLWAMLGLAALLGMFQAFIGFNISHDGMHGAYSPKNWVNRLVGSSFYLIGANVEVWKVTHNNVHHMYTNIAGHDEDIEIAPGLIRLSHHDQLKPVMRYQHIYAFFLYCFASLTWVFRKDYVKFFKEKIGQYDNRRNSWQPAFNLFFFKAVYYVLFIGLPLWLLPITWWQFIIGFLVMHFAEGVVLGLVFQLAHVVEGTDFPLPNDDGNMEALWAVHQMHTTANFARKSYLANFLCGGLNFQIEHHLFPKICHIHYRAISDIVKQTAEECGVPYIENKTFWGALVSHQRCLKSFGRDALMARRVGYMAAPAQ; translated from the coding sequence ATGAGTACTACCCTAAAGTTTGGCCGAACTGCTAAAACCAACTCCGAACAACAATTTCACCCGCTTGTCAAAAAGCGTGTGCAAGCCTATTTCAATGACAATAACCTTTCCAAACACGCCAACGCTGCCATGGTGTTCAAAACTTTCTTTTTTATGGGCGGTGCGGTCTTGTTGTATAGCCTGATTTTGTGGGGAGGTTTCGGACTTTGGGCGATGTTAGGTTTGGCTGCCCTGTTGGGGATGTTCCAGGCCTTTATTGGTTTCAATATCTCTCACGATGGAATGCATGGCGCTTATTCCCCCAAAAACTGGGTAAACCGACTCGTTGGTAGTAGCTTTTATTTGATTGGAGCCAATGTGGAAGTCTGGAAAGTAACACACAACAACGTACACCATATGTACACCAATATAGCCGGCCATGACGAAGATATAGAAATAGCCCCCGGTCTAATACGCCTATCACACCACGATCAGCTCAAGCCTGTTATGCGTTATCAGCATATTTATGCCTTTTTCTTGTATTGCTTTGCCTCTCTTACTTGGGTATTTCGTAAGGATTATGTAAAGTTTTTTAAGGAGAAAATTGGCCAATATGATAATCGTCGCAACAGTTGGCAACCTGCTTTTAATCTATTTTTCTTCAAAGCAGTGTATTATGTGCTCTTTATTGGGCTTCCGTTGTGGTTATTGCCTATTACTTGGTGGCAGTTTATCATTGGCTTTTTGGTGATGCATTTTGCCGAAGGGGTGGTTTTAGGCTTGGTTTTCCAACTAGCGCACGTGGTAGAGGGAACTGATTTCCCCTTGCCCAATGATGATGGGAATATGGAAGCACTCTGGGCCGTACATCAGATGCATACCACGGCCAACTTCGCACGCAAAAGCTATCTGGCCAATTTCCTCTGTGGAGGGCTTAATTTTCAGATAGAACATCACCTCTTTCCCAAAATATGTCATATACACTACCGCGCTATCTCGGATATCGTCAAACAGACTGCCGAAGAATGTGGGGTGCCTTATATCGAAAATAAAACCTTTTGGGGCGCGCTTGTATCACATCAACGCTGCCTAAAGAGCTTCGGAAGAGATGCACTAATGGCGCGCCGTGTGGGGTATATGGCAGCTCCTGCGCAATAA
- the rpsO gene encoding 30S ribosomal protein S15, translating into MYLSKEKKQSIFEESGRNKNAKDTGSPESQIALFTFRINHLTDHLKSNKKDHSSRLGLLKLVGKRRRLLNYLIKTDIERYRAIIAELGLRK; encoded by the coding sequence ATGTACTTAAGCAAAGAAAAAAAACAAAGCATTTTTGAAGAAAGCGGTCGTAACAAAAACGCTAAAGATACCGGCTCTCCCGAATCACAGATTGCACTCTTCACATTCCGTATCAATCACTTGACAGACCACTTGAAAAGCAACAAAAAAGACCACTCAAGCCGTTTGGGTCTTTTGAAGCTCGTGGGTAAGCGTCGTCGCCTCCTGAATTATCTCATCAAAACGGATATTGAGCGCTACCGCGCCATCATCGCCGAGCTAGGCTTGCGTAAATAA